The following proteins come from a genomic window of Gammaproteobacteria bacterium:
- the moaA gene encoding GTP 3',8-cyclase MoaA, protein MRNTSASDTGIVELRSGVRDTLGRPLRDLRISVMDRCNFRCPYCMPEDIYDRNFRFLSSRERLSFSEIVRLTRLFARIGACKLRVTGGEPLLRAGLADLIGDLSRLEGVEDIALTTNGVLLAQQAAALTAAGLDRVTVSLDAVDEELFRRMSGGRGRLEAVLDGISEARAAGLNPIKINAVIQRGVNDGHVPELVDYFRGTGMILRFIEYMDVGTINNWSETQTVPAAEIVETIHRRWPLRPLGANYHGEVARRYEFVDGQGELGFITSVSQPFCGSCNRARLSSDGRLFTCLFASEGLDLRGPMRDGASDDALLDLMRGRWSRRADRYSELRSSGRAGAGTDRKVEMYYIGG, encoded by the coding sequence ATGCGGAATACTTCGGCGAGCGATACGGGCATCGTTGAGTTGCGTTCGGGCGTGCGCGACACGCTGGGGCGCCCTTTGCGGGACCTGCGTATTTCGGTAATGGACCGGTGCAATTTCCGCTGCCCCTATTGCATGCCGGAAGACATCTACGATCGTAATTTCCGCTTTCTTTCCAGCCGCGAACGCCTGTCGTTCTCCGAAATCGTGCGGCTGACCCGGCTGTTCGCCCGCATAGGCGCCTGCAAGCTGCGTGTCACCGGCGGGGAGCCGCTGTTGCGCGCGGGCCTCGCCGACCTGATCGGCGATCTTTCCCGGCTCGAAGGCGTCGAGGACATCGCGCTCACCACCAACGGCGTGCTGCTCGCGCAGCAGGCGGCGGCGCTCACTGCCGCCGGACTGGACCGCGTGACGGTCAGCCTGGATGCCGTGGACGAAGAACTGTTCCGGCGTATGAGCGGGGGCCGGGGACGCCTCGAGGCCGTGCTGGACGGAATCTCCGAGGCGCGCGCGGCCGGATTGAACCCGATAAAGATCAACGCCGTAATCCAGCGCGGCGTCAACGACGGCCATGTGCCCGAGCTGGTCGACTACTTCCGGGGGACCGGAATGATCCTCCGGTTCATCGAGTACATGGACGTCGGCACGATCAACAACTGGAGCGAAACGCAGACCGTGCCGGCCGCGGAGATCGTGGAAACGATTCATCGGCGCTGGCCCCTGCGGCCACTGGGGGCCAACTACCACGGCGAAGTGGCCCGGCGCTACGAATTCGTGGACGGGCAGGGGGAGCTTGGATTCATTACTTCCGTCTCCCAGCCGTTCTGCGGCTCCTGCAACCGCGCCCGCCTGTCCTCAGACGGTCGTCTCTTTACCTGCCTGTTTGCCTCCGAGGGGCTGGATCTGCGCGGGCCGATGCGCGACGGCGCATCGGACGATGCGCTGCTGGACCTCATGAGGGGCCGCTGGTCGAGACGCGCGGACCGCTACAGTGAATTGCGCAGTTCGGGCCGCGCCGGAGCGGGGACGGACAGAAAAGTGGAAATGTATTACATCGGGGGTTAG
- a CDS encoding biopolymer transporter ExbD, which translates to MPQIRRRKPEEEGEINITPMLDIVFIMLIFFIVTTSFVKEPGIDPIRPYAITAATKERGNIMIAVSHEDHIWMNKNRVELAGVRQLVEAARAENPESSVIIVADESASTGVVIDLMDQVRAAGVTSVALAAEGVG; encoded by the coding sequence ATGCCGCAGATACGAAGACGAAAACCGGAAGAAGAGGGCGAGATCAACATCACGCCCATGCTGGACATCGTGTTCATCATGCTGATCTTCTTCATCGTGACCACGTCGTTCGTGAAGGAGCCGGGCATTGATCCAATCCGTCCCTATGCGATCACGGCGGCCACCAAGGAACGGGGCAACATCATGATCGCGGTTTCGCACGAAGATCATATCTGGATGAACAAGAATCGCGTGGAATTGGCGGGAGTCCGCCAGTTGGTTGAAGCGGCTCGGGCGGAAAACCCTGAAAGCAGCGTTATCATCGTGGCAGATGAATCCGCGTCCACAGGCGTAGTGATCGACCTGATGGACCAGGTCCGGGCTGCCGGCGTGACCAGCGTTGCATTGGCCGCGGAAGGAGTGGGGTAA
- a CDS encoding 1-acyl-sn-glycerol-3-phosphate acyltransferase, translating into MTRLRKIPYTLWGWTVFCTIALTTSLVILVLPGVERCSRLARKASRIIFRLGGAWPRVHGLENLPAEPCVVAANHESFADGILLCALLPSGFRLVIKREMRTVLLAGRMLSRIGAVFVEREQGKERIADVRTVLKAARSGQSLAIFPEGTFLPEPGLLPFRPGAFAAAAAGELPVVPVAIRGCRRLLPSGSWLFTPSTIEVRFLEPIRVTGGGRRSHQAEQLAQECRRAMQAALAQDRR; encoded by the coding sequence ATGACGCGGCTGCGGAAAATCCCCTACACGCTTTGGGGTTGGACCGTGTTCTGCACGATTGCGCTGACCACTTCGCTGGTGATCCTGGTGCTTCCGGGAGTGGAACGATGCAGCAGGTTGGCCCGCAAGGCCTCGCGGATCATATTCCGACTTGGCGGCGCATGGCCTCGGGTGCACGGGCTTGAGAACCTGCCGGCGGAGCCCTGCGTGGTTGCCGCCAACCATGAGAGCTTCGCCGACGGTATCCTGCTCTGCGCCCTGCTGCCTTCCGGCTTCCGACTGGTCATCAAGCGGGAGATGCGCACGGTTCTGCTGGCCGGACGAATGCTGAGCCGTATCGGCGCCGTGTTTGTGGAACGCGAGCAGGGCAAGGAGCGTATCGCCGATGTGCGGACCGTGCTCAAGGCCGCCCGCTCCGGACAATCGCTGGCGATTTTCCCGGAGGGAACCTTTCTTCCGGAACCCGGGCTGCTGCCCTTCCGGCCCGGAGCCTTTGCCGCCGCCGCCGCCGGTGAATTGCCGGTCGTTCCCGTGGCCATTCGCGGCTGCCGCCGCTTGTTGCCGTCGGGCTCCTGGCTGTTCACGCCTTCGACAATCGAGGTGCGCTTTCTGGAGCCGATCAGGGTCACGGGAGGCGGGCGCCGATCCCACCAGGCCGAACAGCTCGCGCAGGAATGCAGGAGGGCCATGCAGGCCGCGCTGGCGCAGGATCGACGCTAG
- a CDS encoding energy transducer TonB, which translates to MMNQTRWRMVGSIAGGIFIALVLFLFMNTLITGGRGQQGAATAGQIVDLIRVQEDEVIQTKKRVRPKKPPPPKDPPPPPKLKVSNEEKPQKNPMRLDLPKIDVSGAAGGGPFIGSWSPGDPAAEGDAVPIVRIDPQWPREALMDGTEGYVRCEVLIGPDGSVLDVKVLEAAPGRLFVRNALRAVRRWKFKPRIVDGVAVERWATTSIVFQLDD; encoded by the coding sequence ATGATGAACCAAACAAGATGGCGTATGGTCGGCTCGATAGCCGGCGGCATATTCATTGCGCTGGTGCTATTTCTTTTCATGAACACCCTGATAACGGGCGGCCGCGGACAGCAGGGCGCGGCCACGGCCGGACAGATCGTGGACCTGATACGCGTGCAGGAGGACGAGGTCATCCAGACCAAGAAACGGGTCAGGCCCAAGAAGCCGCCTCCACCCAAGGATCCACCGCCGCCGCCCAAACTGAAGGTGTCCAACGAGGAAAAACCGCAAAAGAATCCAATGCGCCTCGATCTTCCAAAGATCGACGTTTCCGGAGCTGCCGGGGGCGGTCCCTTCATCGGCAGTTGGAGCCCGGGCGACCCGGCGGCCGAGGGAGATGCGGTACCGATCGTGCGCATCGACCCGCAGTGGCCCCGCGAGGCCCTTATGGACGGAACCGAGGGCTACGTCAGGTGCGAAGTGCTGATCGGCCCCGACGGCAGCGTGCTGGACGTCAAGGTGCTGGAAGCCGCTCCGGGCCGCCTTTTCGTGCGCAACGCGCTGCGGGCCGTGCGGCGATGGAAATTCAAGCCGCGAATAGTGGATGGCGTCGCCGTGGAACGGTGGGCCACGACGAGCATCGTTTTCCAGCTAGACGACTGA
- a CDS encoding NAD(P)H-quinone oxidoreductase, with protein sequence MRVVAISRPGGPEVLSVERRPRPVPGPGEVLIRVAAAGVNRPDCMQRQGVYPPPAGAPEWPGLEVAGHVDAVGDGVESPAVGEPVCALVAGGGYAEYCVAAAALCLPVPNGVSMEEAAAIPETWFTVWTNLVDGGRLRVGDTVLVHGGASGIGTAAIGIGNALGARVFVTAGSDEKVRFCRDLGAWGGACYRTEDWPAALKTATGGKGVDIVLCMVGAPYLRDNLRSLRPGGRLVLIAALGGPKTELDIRRVMMSRLWITGSTLRPRSNEEKAEIAAAVRQHLWPLLESGKLRPVVQRSFPLEQAEAAHTLMEANLTRGKLVLTIP encoded by the coding sequence ATGCGCGTAGTTGCCATTTCCAGGCCAGGGGGCCCCGAAGTCCTGAGTGTCGAACGGCGGCCTCGGCCCGTACCCGGCCCGGGGGAGGTATTGATCCGGGTGGCTGCCGCCGGCGTAAACCGGCCCGATTGCATGCAGCGCCAGGGCGTTTATCCGCCACCCGCGGGCGCGCCGGAATGGCCGGGGCTGGAAGTGGCGGGTCATGTCGACGCGGTTGGCGATGGGGTGGAAAGCCCGGCCGTGGGCGAGCCCGTCTGCGCGCTGGTTGCGGGCGGAGGGTACGCCGAATATTGCGTGGCGGCTGCGGCGCTCTGCCTTCCGGTCCCGAATGGCGTGTCCATGGAGGAGGCCGCGGCCATCCCGGAAACCTGGTTCACCGTCTGGACCAACCTCGTGGACGGCGGCCGGTTGCGGGTGGGCGACACGGTCCTCGTGCACGGGGGCGCCAGCGGAATCGGGACCGCGGCCATCGGGATCGGCAATGCCCTCGGCGCGCGTGTCTTTGTAACGGCCGGCAGTGACGAGAAAGTGCGCTTCTGCCGGGACCTGGGCGCCTGGGGCGGCGCGTGCTATCGGACCGAAGACTGGCCCGCGGCACTTAAGACCGCGACCGGCGGCAAAGGCGTGGATATCGTTCTGTGCATGGTGGGCGCGCCCTATCTTCGCGACAATCTCCGCAGCCTCAGGCCCGGCGGCCGGCTGGTGCTCATTGCGGCGCTGGGCGGGCCGAAGACGGAACTCGATATCCGGCGGGTGATGATGTCGCGCTTGTGGATTACCGGCTCTACGCTGCGGCCGCGGTCGAACGAAGAGAAGGCGGAAATCGCCGCCGCGGTGCGGCAGCACCTTTGGCCGTTGTTGGAATCCGGCAAACTTCGCCCCGTCGTGCAACGCTCATTTCCGCTGGAGCAGGCCGAAGCCGCACACACCCTGATGGAAGCCAACCTCACCCGCGGCAAACTCGTCCTCACCATCCCCTAG
- a CDS encoding biopolymer transporter ExbD translates to MIQRKHRKRSQEEAEINITPMLDIVFIMLIFFIVTTSFVKELGVDLDRPSNAPVQEKKRSEVIPVRIDSNGQVFVEDRLVHEGAIRANIVSGLAGKPDATVVVIADRNADSRFIVTVVDQARVAGAEKVSLAAAAN, encoded by the coding sequence ATGATTCAACGCAAGCACCGCAAGCGGTCGCAGGAAGAGGCCGAGATCAACATCACGCCGATGCTCGACATCGTGTTCATCATGCTGATCTTCTTCATCGTCACTACTTCCTTCGTAAAGGAACTGGGCGTGGACCTGGACCGGCCCTCGAACGCGCCGGTCCAGGAGAAGAAGCGTTCCGAGGTGATCCCGGTGCGGATAGATTCCAACGGACAGGTGTTCGTTGAAGACCGGCTTGTGCATGAGGGCGCGATACGGGCCAACATCGTCTCGGGGCTGGCCGGAAAGCCGGACGCGACGGTGGTCGTGATCGCGGACCGGAACGCGGATTCCCGCTTCATCGTGACGGTGGTGGACCAGGCCCGGGTGGCGGGCGCCGAAAAGGTTTCCCTCGCTGCCGCAGCAAATTAG
- the xerD gene encoding site-specific tyrosine recombinase XerD, whose product MASPELLDRFLDAMWSEQGLARNTLAAYGSDLRLLERWLGRRGKELTEAGKPDLLAFIGERTAEGVNARTLSRQLSTARRFYGYLVREGLIDRDPSARIATPRVGRPLPHSLTEDEVEDLLAAPSLSDPLGVRDRCMLEVLYATGLRVSELINLTVAQLNLANGVLRVEGKGSKERLVPLGDEAADWVRKFLDGARRDILGERVSDALFPTRRGSAMTRQAFWQRLRKHGAAAGITEGLTPHTLRHAFATHLLDHGADLRVVQLLLGHSSLSTTQIYTQVARKRLRDLHRRHHPRA is encoded by the coding sequence ATGGCCAGCCCCGAACTTCTTGATCGCTTTCTTGACGCGATGTGGTCGGAGCAAGGGCTTGCCCGCAACACGCTGGCCGCCTACGGTTCCGATCTACGGCTGCTGGAACGGTGGCTGGGCAGGCGCGGCAAGGAATTGACGGAAGCCGGCAAACCGGACTTGCTGGCCTTCATCGGAGAACGGACCGCGGAAGGCGTCAATGCCCGCACGCTGTCGCGGCAACTGTCCACCGCCCGGCGCTTCTACGGCTACCTGGTGCGGGAGGGCCTGATCGATCGTGATCCTTCGGCGCGGATCGCGACTCCGCGCGTTGGACGCCCGCTGCCGCACTCCCTGACGGAAGACGAAGTGGAGGACCTGCTGGCCGCGCCCTCGTTGTCGGACCCGCTGGGAGTGCGCGACCGGTGCATGCTGGAGGTGCTGTACGCTACCGGGCTGCGGGTCAGCGAGCTGATCAACCTGACCGTGGCCCAATTGAACCTGGCCAACGGGGTCCTTCGGGTCGAGGGCAAGGGGTCGAAAGAGAGACTGGTCCCGCTCGGAGACGAGGCGGCCGATTGGGTGCGGAAATTTCTGGATGGCGCCCGTCGCGACATCCTCGGAGAGCGGGTGAGCGACGCGCTGTTTCCCACTCGCAGGGGCTCGGCCATGACCCGACAGGCGTTCTGGCAGCGCTTGCGCAAGCACGGCGCCGCCGCGGGCATCACGGAAGGCCTGACGCCGCACACCTTGCGGCACGCGTTCGCCACGCATTTGCTGGATCATGGCGCCGACCTGAGGGTCGTTCAACTGCTGCTCGGTCACAGCAGCCTGTCAACGACGCAAATCTACACGCAGGTCGCACGTAAGCGCCTGCGCGACCTCCACCGCCGCCACCACCCCCGAGCGTAG